tatttaaatctctATCTCCCGAGGGTCGCGcgcaggggggagggggagagggcggGGGCGCGCGCAGGCTGGGGGGGCGGGGCCCAGCAGCTTCCTTCACCCCCCTTTGCTCGCCCCGTAGCAGTAGCGCAGGGGGCCGCAGACCAGGGGCGGGcccaggggaggggggcaggttACAGGGACCCCCCCCTCCCCGGGAACCGGCGGTGGGCGGGGCTTGAACCCCGGAAACGGTAGGGGGTCCTAGGCCTGGTCCTGGACCCCTGGCCAGTGGGCATCGGGAAGGGGCCAGTTAAAGGGCCGGGGGCGCTGGGGagaggcggggcggggtggggggaggggagctgggacTCGGACCCCCGCACTGAGTGGGGCCCGGGCAGAAGCTGTGCACCCTGCGCCCGAGGAGCCCCCGTTGGCCTGGggggactgagggactgagcccCCCAGAGCAGGACCTCCCCCTGGAAGGGCCGCGCCGCAGCCCGTGGGAGGGCCTCGCCCCCGGCGCCCCCCATCTGCACTCGCCGCCGTCCCGGCCTCCGCCGGAGGGAGGGGCCGAGCGCCCTCGGGGGGCCGTGGACCCCGGCGTTCTGAGCGTTCCGCGCCCCGCGCCGCCCGGCCCCCCCGCCGCCGATGGCCGCCGACCCGCCGGGAGCTGCCGAGAAGGGAGAGATGGCTCCCGGGACACGTGTGAGGTGGGTTCATGCGGCTCCTCCTCACCCCCAGACCTGGGCAGCTCCCAGTCCATTCATCCTCAGCCCGGCCTCTCTCTACCTTGCCCGCCCCCAGCCTCACCCTCTCTTTGCGCCAAACTCCTCATCTCCAGCCCTCTTTCCTGTTACCTCTCAACCCTGGGGAACTGGCCTTCCTTCCTCGACCCTGCTTCGCCTTGCAGACCCTCATCCCCGCCTGCGGTTGCAGCCCTCCAAGGCCCCTCCCCTGGAGCGCTGGAGGGCTCCTCTCCCCCCATGGATGGGTCTGAAAAGGGGGAAGCTGGGGTAAGACTCTGGATATGAAGAGACCCTCCAGGCCTGCTGAATCTGTGTGGGATCTTGGAGGATCTGGTTTCCCTGGGAAGAGGAGCCCAAGGGATTCCAGACAATTAGGGATGGAAAGCAGCTTGGGAAGCTGGGAGGCAGGGGGCGGTGCACATGAGCCCATCTTGAGTTCTATGGAGATGTCAGGCTGGATTCTAGAATCCCAGGGAATCTGGGAGATTGCCCAGGTTGACCTGAGAGACCCATAAGAAGTCTGTGTTGGAGCAGAGGGCATTCTGTGTGGAACAGAGTTGATATTTGGGGCCATGGAGGAGTTCTGCAGCCGCGTCTCAAAGAAGGTCTGTGAGCGCTGGGAAGTTGGGCAGCCCGGTGGATCTTTAGGGGTTAGATTGTGTGAGCAGGTTCCCATTGAATCTGAGGAGGAAATCTAGGCTTTAGGGGAAGAGGAGTTGGGGGTTAGTTGTTTCTGATGGAAATGAGAGGTCTGGATTTGGTGATCAGGAATCTGTGGGGATCTAGGAGGTAAATTTGGGGTGTTTCAGCTTGGAGAGAGCCTGGGATGGAGCACATTTGGAGAACAGGGGAAGAGTTAGGACCTGTCTCAGGTGACTCCACAGACAAGGAGCCCCTGGTTTTTCCAGGAGCTTCGCTGTGAGGATGTCCGTGGAAAGGCCCTTGTCCCTCTCGGTGTCCCTTCGTCCTCCCTGGGTCAGGCGCGGGAGTATGGAAGAAGTGTTAGAGTAGGAGTGAGGTCAGGAAGCTAGTTCTCAGGGCTCCCGGAGGAGCCAAGTGAGCTGCTTCAGGAAGAGGGTGGCCTTGCCTAGAGGGAGGGGGGTTCCTCTGACCTTCCGCAGGAGGGGCACCTCCTTGTTCCTTGTCTCCCTGGGTAGGAAGCCAAGCTCTGGCTGCCTAGGAGTGGGGGCAAAGCTGCCAGGAGTCTTGCCGGCCAGGGTCCCTGTGGGCCCCCCTGACCTTGCCACCCTCCACACACAGCCCTCGGCGTTGCTGACGCCCCCAATGTCGTCGAGCAgccgggggccgggggccggaGCGCGCCGACGCCGAACCCGCTGCCGCCGCTGCCGGGCCTGTGTGCGAACTGAGTGCGGGGACTGCCACTTCTGCCGAGACATGAAGAAGTTCGGGGGGCCCGGGCGCATGAAGCAGTCGTGCCTGCTGCGGCAGTGCACCGCCGTGAGTGCTgcccccactgcagggggcacccTTCCCCAGCTGACCTAGCACCTatctggggggctgggggtgacTCCGTCGAGGGTCATGGAAAGTTGCCATAggtttgctcattcattcactggCTGGTTCACATATCTGCCAGGCCCATTTCTGTCCTCAGCTTCAAGCTGGGGCCAATATTAGGGTCCACTGAAGAATCCCTCCCACTCCCTACCTTCAGGCTTTTCCCAACTTTAAGAGGCAGAGACCCACAGAAAGCTCGGGCCCCCTTGGACCCCCTCCCCAGAGCCGGGAATAGGTCTTTGCCTTCTTTGGCCTCCTTTTCATCTGTGAGAGTGGTCTCGGATTTGAAGCTTGTCTTACCCACTCtttgaccttgagcaaatcactGTGACCCTCAAGGTACCTCCTCCGTGAAATGTTTCCTTTGCTGAGTTGTAAAGGTCAGACAGCATGGATAAGAATGTACCTGCTGCCAGGAGCAGCCCACAGTAGGTATCCAAGAACCACGGGGCTGTGCCCGCCTTCCTCAACCTTAGCGCTTCCCAGGGCTCCCGAGAGTGGTCCTTTCCCAGTAGCCATAGGACCGGCGGCATCCTGTGCTCCCCGTGACCCCACCTCCCTTTTTCCCTGCCGTCACCCTTCCTGGTCTCCTTGCCCCACAGCCCCTCCTGTTTTCCTTTGTCCCCTGACCCTTGCCtcacttttcttcttccccaCCTGCTGCCTCCCTGAGCCTGCCTCACAACTTTCTTGATATGACTCAGTATTACccctgatttttttcctaaagtcatttttttcctaaagtcCCTTCCCTAAGATCAGCCAGCTGCCCTTAGTGTTCCCAGGGGTCTTGCCAAAACCGGGTTCATTGTGGGGTCCAGGGCAACCCCCATACGGCTCATTGAGCAAACTGAGACTCACCCTAAGCTGTCTCCATgttccctccagctctctctgAGTTTGCTGTCACCTTGGCATATAGTCTTCCCTCCTTTCCCAAAGCCAGCTACCACATCAGGTTACCCAGGCCCTGGATCCAGATGCAGCCATCAACAGTGACAACTGTGTATCTACTACCTTTtctgcattatctcatttttatgACAGTCCTGCAAGGAAAAACTTCCTagccccatttgacagatggagaaagacataaGGGGGTTAAATCAGTTCAAGGTCCTACTGCCAAAAAGGAACAAATTCAGGATTTGACCCAGCTTGCCCCCCTGGGTTCTAGACCTCATCTCGCAGCTGGCCGGGGTCCCCAGAAAGAACGGTCTTACTCCTGTGGCTTGCTTTTGGGGTCCCTGACACCCCCCTTTCCCCCAACAGCCCGTGCTCCCACACACAGCTGTATGCCTCTTGTGTGGGGAGGCTGGGAAGGAGGACAcagtggagggagaggaagagaaatttgGTTTGAGCCTCATGGAGTGTACAATCTGCAATGAGATCGTCCACCCTGGCTGCCTGAAGGTGATGGTCCTGGCGACCCTGGAGGCCGGGGTGGGGCTCGGAATGTCAGGGAGTACGGAGCTGGGGTAGGATGCCTCTTGAGTTTTTTGACACCTGACATCCACTCCCTGCCTCTGTCTACAGATGGGGAAGGCTGAGGGTGTCATCAATGCAGAGATCCCCAACTGCTGGGAGTGCCCTCGCTGCACCCAGGAAGGCCGGACCAGCAAGGTAGAGGCTGGGGCTTGGGTGGGTGCCAGGCTCTGGGTAGGCAGAAGGTCGGGGGTTGGTGCAGAACCTCACCCTCAGCTTCCATCTCTCCAGGATTCAGGTGAGGGACCAGGCCGCCGCAGGGCTGACAACGGCGAGGAGGGCGCCAGCCTGGGGAGTGGATGGAAGCTGACGGAGGAGCCGCCacttccaccacctccacccagGCGCAAAGGTCCCTTACCTGCTGGGCCCCCCCCAGAGGACGTGCCTGGGCCCCCCaaaagaaaggagagggaggcagggaatgaGCCCCCTACCCCAAGGAAAAAGGTGAGCCAGGGAGCATGCTCACTCGATCCAGCCTAAGGGATTTTGGGAGCTGTAATCTGTTGCTTTTGGGGGGAACCTGGGACATTCAGCTTCATGGGTTCCCCCCAGGGGTTGTTGGGAGATGTAGTTCGGAATTTCAGGTGGGAGGACGGTGCACGTTCAGTGTGGAGGAGAGGTACAGGTGAGAAGCTACTGGCGCTGGATAGGGAAGCTTTGAGTGCTttagggaggagggagagagcatGCTCAAATTAGCTGctgcagaggaggaaggaggggctaGAAAGGGCCTGAGGGGGAAGAAAGCGGAGATGAGAGCATGCTCAGTGAGCCAAGACACTGGTTACCAGATGAGCATGCTCAGAGTTCTCTCTGAGGTGGGGGCTTCTGGGATTTGTAGTTTTAAGAGGCAAGCATAGATCTTAGTTTTGTGGCCAACCAGGGGCTAATGTCATTTCTCCCTTGCCCCCTGTCTCCTTCTTGCTCTGGTAGGTGAAAGGAGGCCGAGAGAGGCACCTGAAGAAGGTGGGTGGAGACGCCTGCCTCCTCCGAGGATCGGACCCAGGCGGCCCCGGCCTTCTGCCCCCCAGGGTTCTGAATCCGAGCCAGGCTTTCTCGTCCTGCCACCCTGGTCTCCCTCCCGAGAACTGGGAGGTGTGCCGGggacctcctccctccccttcccactttCCTTTGCCCCACCCTCTATCCTAGAGACAGAAATCTGTCCTTTCCTGCCTACCTTGTCCTACCCCACCCCTTCTTGGCCATGATGGGCAGGCAGTTGGGCCCCTAGGAAGAGTAGAGGGGAAGAGTGGGTTGGGGCCAGGCCACAAGAGCCCTAGACTTGCCAAGAACCCTTGGGGTATCGTTTGACCCATTTGCCTCATCTTTCCAAACCTTTAAGGGGGAAGAACTGAGTTCAAATCCCTGTTCAACCATTGACTTGCTGATTGGTCTTGGCAGCTTATCAGctgctctgggcttcagtttcctcatcagtgaaaTAGACATGATACCACTTTCCTTACCCGGTCTATGCCACAAAGCTGTTTAATGACATTAACTGAGTTTTGTAAACTGCAAAGGGACTAGATTTGAGGGAagtaaggcccagagaggtttgaagacctgtccaaggtcacacaggaaaGCTAGCATTCAGCTGTCACTTTGCACTGACACATCAAATGCCAGGGTCTGCTTGACTGCGTTCAAATTCTTCCTCTGCCATTTGTCAGGTtgtcaccttgggcaagttccaTAATCTCTCGGAGCCTACATTTCCTCATATCTGGAAAGAGTGGGCCAAGTAGCCACTGCATCCCAGCCCTGTGAGGATGTCATGAGTCAGCGAGGGTGGGAGGCTCCGCCCAGGGCCAGATGATCGTTGTTACTCTCGTCTCAGTGCAGAGACACTCGAAGTTTGGTACAGCCTTCAGTGTTGTAGATGAtgagaaaggggcttcccaaggTCACCGAGAGAATTGATAGCCAGGTCAATATGCAAAACTAGATCTGTAACTGTTCTCCACACCTCACTGCTTTTGGAAACTCCTAAGCTATCGAGACCCATAAGTCTTTGCATTCTTTGCATCAGCACCTTCCtgtgacagatgaggaaagtgagaagTCCAGAGAGGGGCATGACCTGACTGAGGCTCCACAGGGCAGGAACTCGGGACTGTCCCTCCGGCTATTCATTCCGCCGGTGACTCCTCGGGGGTCGGGGGGTGGGAAGGCAGGTGCCAGGCCCTAGAACAGCCTCCATCTCTCCCTGCAGAAACCAAAGCCGCCTTTGGCCTCTGCTGAGGGCCCGGCGGTGCCTTCCCCGTCACCCCAGCGGGAGAAGCTCGAGCGCTTCAAGCGGATGTGCCAGCTGCTGGAGCGGGTGCCCGACACATCCTCATCCTCCTCGGACTCCGACTCAGACTCCGACTCGTCAGGCACATCGCTGAGTGAGGATGAGGCTCCTGGCGAGGCCCGGAATGGGCGACGGCCAGCCCGGGGCAGCTCGGGCGAGAAGGAGAACCGCGGGGGGCGGCGGGCTGTGCGCCCTGGCGGCGGAGGGCCCCTCCTCAGCTGGCCCCTGGGCCCCgcacccccgccccggcccccacAGCTGGAGCGGCACGTGGTGCGGCCCCCGCCTCGAAGCCCTGAGCCTGACACGCTGCCTTTGGCTGCTGGATCCGACCACCCCCTGCCCCGCGCCGCCTGGCTGCGTGTCTTCCAGCACCTCGGGCCCCGAGAGCTATGCATTTGCATGCGAGTGTGCCGGACTTGGAGCCGCTGGTGAGTGGCCTGGACAGGCCTAGGTTCCATTGCCCACACGCTCCTCACTCGCTGGGTGACCTGCAACAGGTCCCTGAGCCTCTCTGGGCCGGGTGCTTGTACTGATGATGCTTCTATAGGATGTACATACTGTAGTTGGTACTTCTGTATTGACTGTGCCCAGGCTGCTTTTGATTTATTTGCTCACTGAACCCTCACAACAACTCTGTGAGGTGGgtattgttatcctcattttcAGAGGAAGCTGAGGTCAAGGTCACGTGGAGAGGAAACAGTAGAACCAGGAATTTGAACCTGGTCCTTCTGGCTCCAGAACCTTTCTCCTTAAAATTGTTACTTATGAGTGTTTAATATGTGCCAAGTATAGTGCTGACTGCTGTACCCGCATCCTCTCACTTGCTTTTCACCTCTCTCTTCTGAGGACAGTCTTAAATTGATCCCACTAACACagaagaaggggcttcccaggcggctcagcagtaaagaatctgcctgccagtgcaggagactcaaattcgatccctggatggggaagatcccctggaggagggcatggcaacccactccagtattcttgcctggagaatcccatggatggaggagcctggtgggctacagtccgtggggtcgcagagagtgggacacgatggaagcaacttagcacacgtgcatgcacaccTAAGGAAGCCCTTTACGGGGCTTCCTTACttcccactgcagagggcatgaattcaatccctggtggggaaacgaagattctgcaagccatgtggcacaaCTAAAAAAGCAGAAAGCCTTTTGCTGAGCGGCCCCTGCTCCCCAAGTGGCAGGCATATTTGGGCCTCCTCATTATGCTTGGAACTTTTTTGTGGCCTGGAGCCACCACCAGCACCTTCCACTtaccctcctcccatctccccactgcctcctgagTCTTGTTTCTATAGGAACGTGGGTCAGCCTCTCCAACCCCTGGTCTTACTCTTCCGTCCTGTCcctgacaccccccacccccagctctcctCCAACACTCCCCCCCACACCCCAAAAGAGCACATAGAGGCTTTCTGCATTGACAGCCTTCATTCGTTTTCATGTTCCCATGTGAGTATTTGGGGCAAATGCCATATCTGTTTTATCTTCATGTTCTCAGCACAGGACAAAAGgtaatgtgtgttagtcgctcagtcgtgtccgactctttgccaaccccatggactataggccgccaggctcctgtccatagaattctccaggcaagcaaattggagtgggttgccatttccttctccaggggatcttcccaacccagggactgaacccccgtgtcttggattgcaggcagattctttcctgtctgagctaccagggaagcccaaagggtaATGTAGGTGctcaaaacaattttattaagTGAATAAATCCAGGTTTTTTCCCCAGACCCTTCCTGTGGCCCGGGCATCCGGTTGGGATGTGCACACATTAGTTGATATGTTCCTCATACTAACAGCAGCCCTGTGAGGCGGGTTGTGAGGGACACTAGAAATCAGTGCAGGCAGTGGCTGACCTTAAACCCCAGTCCTTTTCCTTAGGATTCTGGTGTACTTGTTCACACTTGCTGGTCTGTGGAGGCTACAGAGCTACGTGGAGGGGAAGGCAGGCTCTGGAGAGAAATTACCCAtagttgaatctttttttttaacattctttttttgtttgtttgtttgtttggcttcacCAGATTTTAGTTGTGAGCTCttagctggggcatgtgggatctagttctctgaccagggtttgaacctggacCCCCAGGAAAAGTCCTCCATAGTAGAATCTTTGCTGAGCTGTATGCTATCAGCCTATTTCCTTCTCTGCGCATCAGTTTGtgcatcagtttcttcatctgttaaaacaGGAACCAAGGCATTTACTTCATGAGTGTTTTTGTGAGCTGATACAATAAAGAATTGAGGACAGTACCTAGGAAATAGAAACTTCTTAGTGCCTTAACAGCAATCATTATCACTGGTTCAgctacaaatatttactgaaagcaCAGACTTTTAACATTCTGGGAACTCAGATCTGTGCCCTTGGAAGAGTTTTCAGTCAACCTGCAACATAGTAGAAACAAGTAGTTACAGCAGTTGCTGGGATCACCTCCTCCACCTCTAGAGGTTTGCCAAGGCCTCTTGGTCAGGGCCAGCTCTGTGCTTGGTACATGGGACCCAGAACTGATGAAGACCCAATTTCTGTCGCAAGGGGAGACTCATGACTGCAGGTGGATGAAGCAGAGAAGCTGGACTGGATGGTGGTTTTCTGCTTGGGCCTAGGCGTTTTTTTAAAACCCATGGGTTTCGTCACCTGTGACTCCTGTACTTCTTGGATGAGTGGCCACAGGTCGATTGCTATACCTgtcagggcctcagttttcttatctgtagtCTGGGTTCATATCAATACCTAGTAGGGATGAAATGAGGTAATTCTTGGAAAATATTTAGCACAATCGCTAAAGGGTGCTAAATGCTCAACAAAATGGTGGTTTTGGATGAGCAGAATGAGGGTAGGGCTGAACAAGGGCCTGAGGGGGGCACAGTGGGACTAGTCCAAAGGCTCTGTCAACCTGGGCAcagaggcagggcctgggggGATGAAGAGGAGGGACTGGAGTTGAGAACTTAAGAAGCAGGATGACTTGGATTTGGTGGCAGTAGAGTGACAAGCAACTGGGTTTCTGGTCCATGAGCCTGGATGGGCAGCAAGATCATGGCCCAAGCTTGGGAATACTTAGCCGGGGCAGGTTCCCGGGTCAAGCCAAGTGCTCACATTTGCCAGGTTTGGTCTGAAAGGCCTTTGGGCCCATCAGGAACTAACAGAAGAGCACCTGGAGGTACAGGTCTGTTGCTAAAAAGAAAGATCCAAGTTCGGGAGTTTTTAACCTATAGATAGCAACTTCAAGGAAGAGGACAGAAATCAGAATGTCAGCACTTGTGAGTTAGAGAAAGGACTGCAAGAGACTTGGAGGGGATTGCGAGCCGAGTGTGTCCCGAAGGAGAGATTGAGGAGAGAACAGGGTTGGGTGTTGGCGAGAGGTCATGGGAGATCAAGGACCAGAAGTGTCAGTTGGATTTTGCTCCAAGTAGGCCTGGCTATCTTCTGCTGTGCTGTGTGGGGGTGAGGGCACTGGAACCAGGTCGTCTAGAATTGAGGTTGGACTTGATCTGTTTGTTCTCTGCCATGTCCCTAGTTTCTAGGATACCTGGCTTACAGGAGGTACTGAAAAAACACTTGTCGAATGAATGAAAGTGAGGAAATCAGGATGGAGTGTGAAAAAGAGGCAGCGAAGGTGGAACTGGATAGAAATTTGTAGGTGGGAGAGCAGGAAGTTGCAGGCATTCCCGTCAGATGGCTTCCATCTTCTCTTGAAAATGGGAGGCACAGTGATCTGCCCAGgtcaggggagggaggtggggtggtggggggaggcgaAGCCTGGGGGAGTTGCAGAGTCCCAGGGAAGAGGGTGGAGACTTCACTGGAAATGAGCAAGGAAGGGACTACACTGCCTGGTCAAGTCAGCTGGATTTGGGACTAAAcactgatggatggatggaaggaccTCAATGCCAGCAAGGAGCCCAGAGAGCTGATAAGGAAGAAGTGGCTTGGGTTGGAGCCTGGGAAGCTGTGAAGTCCTTACGGGTAGCAGTTTGGGCTGGTCTAGCTCTGTGGCTCCAGAGGGCCTCTGCAAGAGGGAGGTTTTGGACTCAACTTTGGAGGTGGGCTGAGTTGGTCAGGGGTGTCTGGAGTCAAGGGGAAAGGGAGTGGGGTAGGGCATTTGGCCATCAGGCTTGGCCTCCCCTGGGTGATGGATGCCTTGGCCTTGTACTTCTTCCAACCTATTACCTAAGTGTCATTCTCTAGTCtagaaagagggcttcccaggtgactcagtggtaaagaatgtgcctaccagtgcaggagatgtgggttcgattccctagatcaggaagatccccaggagaaggaaatggcagcctgctccagtattcttccttggaaaattccatggacagaagaacctggttcatagggtcacaaagagtcagacacgacttagtgactgagcgtgcatacCCTAGTCTAGGAAGAACCTGTCTATGGCCCCCTGTCACCCTCGCAACAAGCTTCCATGGTCCTGTTGGACATTTGGACAAGAACAGTGACTGCACTAAACACTTCCTCTGCATCGTCTCCCCccgcctttttttaaaaacatttttcatttaattattttaaatcacttttaaaaaaaaatgaaactagagtTAATTTACTCTCCCTTCATTTTTGCAGCAAACTTGTGAAATCAGTACTGCTTTTACGCCATTTTATGGTTTGGcaaatggaggcccagagagagcaagtgacttgcctaaggtcactcCGAGCACAGAGGCGGCAGAGCTGGGGCTTCAGTCCCCACCGCTCACACTCCGCACCTTGGAGCTCTGTGCC
The sequence above is drawn from the Cervus canadensis isolate Bull #8, Minnesota chromosome 32, ASM1932006v1, whole genome shotgun sequence genome and encodes:
- the LOC122432972 gene encoding F-box/LRR-repeat protein 19 isoform X1, whose translation is MAAGRQQTDCDSRQPSALLTPPMSSSSRGPGAGARRRRTRCRRCRACVRTECGDCHFCRDMKKFGGPGRMKQSCLLRQCTAPVLPHTAVCLLCGEAGKEDTVEGEEEKFGLSLMECTICNEIVHPGCLKMGKAEGVINAEIPNCWECPRCTQEGRTSKDSGEGPGRRRADNGEEGASLGSGWKLTEEPPLPPPPPRRKGPLPAGPPPEDVPGPPKRKEREAGNEPPTPRKKVKGGRERHLKKVGGDACLLRGSDPGGPGLLPPRVLNPSQAFSSCHPGLPPENWEKPKPPLASAEGPAVPSPSPQREKLERFKRMCQLLERVPDTSSSSSDSDSDSDSSGTSLSEDEAPGEARNGRRPARGSSGEKENRGGRRAVRPGGGGPLLSWPLGPAPPPRPPQLERHVVRPPPRSPEPDTLPLAAGSDHPLPRAAWLRVFQHLGPRELCICMRVCRTWSRWCYDKRLWPRMDLSRRKSLTPPMLSGVVRRQPRALDLSWTGVSKKQLMWLLNRLQGLQELVLSGCSWLSVSALGSAPLPALRLLDLRWIEDVKDSQLRELLLPPPDTKPGQTESRGRLQGVAELRLAGLELTDASLRLLLRHAPQLSALDLSHCAHVGDPSVHLLTAPTSPLRETLVHLNLAGCHRLTDHCLPLFRRCPRLRRLDLRSCRQLSPEACARLAAAGPPGPFRCPEEKLLLKDS
- the LOC122432972 gene encoding F-box/LRR-repeat protein 19 isoform X3: MAAGRQQTDCDSRQPSALLTPPMSSSSRGPGAGARRRRTRCRRCRACVRTECGDCHFCRDMKKFGGPGRMKQSCLLRQCTAPVLPHTAVCLLCGEAGKEDTVEGEEEKFGLSLMECTICNEIVHPGCLKMGKAEGVINAEIPNCWECPRCTQEGRTSKDSGEGPGRRRADNGEEGASLGSGWKLTEEPPLPPPPPRRKGPLPAGPPPEDVPGPPKRKEREAGNEPPTPRKKVKGGRERHLKKVGGDACLLRGSDPGGPGLLPPRVLNPSQAFSSCHPGLPPENWEKPKPPLASAEGPAVPSPSPQREKLERFKRMCQLLERVPDTSSSSSDSDSDSDSSGTSLSEDEAPGEARNGRRPARGSSGEKENRGGRRAVRPGGGGPLLSWPLGPAPPPRPPQLERHVVRPPPRSPEPDTLPLAAGSDHPLPRAAWLRVFQHLGPRELCICMRVCRTWSRWCYDKRLWPRMDLSRRKSLTPPMLSGVVRRQPRALDLSWTGVSKKQLMWLLNRLQGQTESRGRLQGVAELRLAGLELTDASLRLLLRHAPQLSALDLSHCAHVGDPSVHLLTAPTSPLRETLVHLNLAGCHRLTDHCLPLFRRCPRLRRLDLRSCRQLSPEACARLAAAGPPGPFRCPEEKLLLKDS
- the LOC122432972 gene encoding F-box/LRR-repeat protein 19 isoform X2 — encoded protein: MAAGRQQTDCDSRQPSALLTPPMSSSSRGPGAGARRRRTRCRRCRACVRTECGDCHFCRDMKKFGGPGRMKQSCLLRQCTAPVLPHTAVCLLCGEAGKEDTVEGEEEKFGLSLMECTICNEIVHPGCLKMGKAEGVINAEIPNCWECPRCTQEGRTSKDSGEGPGRRRADNGEEGASLGSGWKLTEEPPLPPPPPRRKGPLPAGPPPEDVPGPPKRKEREAGNEPPTPRKKVKGGRERHLKKKPKPPLASAEGPAVPSPSPQREKLERFKRMCQLLERVPDTSSSSSDSDSDSDSSGTSLSEDEAPGEARNGRRPARGSSGEKENRGGRRAVRPGGGGPLLSWPLGPAPPPRPPQLERHVVRPPPRSPEPDTLPLAAGSDHPLPRAAWLRVFQHLGPRELCICMRVCRTWSRWCYDKRLWPRMDLSRRKSLTPPMLSGVVRRQPRALDLSWTGVSKKQLMWLLNRLQGLQELVLSGCSWLSVSALGSAPLPALRLLDLRWIEDVKDSQLRELLLPPPDTKPGQTESRGRLQGVAELRLAGLELTDASLRLLLRHAPQLSALDLSHCAHVGDPSVHLLTAPTSPLRETLVHLNLAGCHRLTDHCLPLFRRCPRLRRLDLRSCRQLSPEACARLAAAGPPGPFRCPEEKLLLKDS
- the LOC122432972 gene encoding F-box/LRR-repeat protein 19 isoform X4; this translates as MSSSSRGPGAGARRRRTRCRRCRACVRTECGDCHFCRDMKKFGGPGRMKQSCLLRQCTAPVLPHTAVCLLCGEAGKEDTVEGEEEKFGLSLMECTICNEIVHPGCLKMGKAEGVINAEIPNCWECPRCTQEGRTSKDSGEGPGRRRADNGEEGASLGSGWKLTEEPPLPPPPPRRKGPLPAGPPPEDVPGPPKRKEREAGNEPPTPRKKVKGGRERHLKKVGGDACLLRGSDPGGPGLLPPRVLNPSQAFSSCHPGLPPENWEKPKPPLASAEGPAVPSPSPQREKLERFKRMCQLLERVPDTSSSSSDSDSDSDSSGTSLSEDEAPGEARNGRRPARGSSGEKENRGGRRAVRPGGGGPLLSWPLGPAPPPRPPQLERHVVRPPPRSPEPDTLPLAAGSDHPLPRAAWLRVFQHLGPRELCICMRVCRTWSRWCYDKRLWPRMDLSRRKSLTPPMLSGVVRRQPRALDLSWTGVSKKQLMWLLNRLQGLQELVLSGCSWLSVSALGSAPLPALRLLDLRWIEDVKDSQLRELLLPPPDTKPGQTESRGRLQGVAELRLAGLELTDASLRLLLRHAPQLSALDLSHCAHVGDPSVHLLTAPTSPLRETLVHLNLAGCHRLTDHCLPLFRRCPRLRRLDLRSCRQLSPEACARLAAAGPPGPFRCPEEKLLLKDS